One Solanum pennellii chromosome 9, SPENNV200 DNA segment encodes these proteins:
- the LOC107029423 gene encoding probable WRKY transcription factor 21: protein MEEIEEANRVAVESCHRVISMLSQPHDEKILARETGEAVHKFKKVVTLLNSNLGHARVRKTKKILTPFPHSLLLENSSCKIVDDQLKPLQLLPITYPENIRLEIGSNVNRIHPSLELNSHSKNPLQLAQQTSYHFAQQQQQQRRYQLQQQQMKQQADMMYRRSNSGISLNFDSSTCTPTMSSTRSFISSLSIDGSVANLDGNAFHFIGASRSADQSSYQHKKRCSGRGEEGSVKCGSSGRCHCSKKRKHRVKRSIKVPAISNKLADIPPDEYSWRKYGQKPIKGSPHPRGYYKCSSMRGCPARKHVERCLEEPSMLIVTYEGEHNHPRLPSQSANA from the exons ATGGAGGAGATTGAGGAAGCTAACAGAGTTGCAGTTGAGAGTTGTCATAGAGTTATTAGTATGTTATCTCAACCTCATGATGAGAAAATTTTAGCAAGAGAGACTGGAGAGGCTGTTCACAAGTTTAAGAAAGTGGTGACTCTCTTAAATTCTAATTTGGGTCATGCAAGAGtaagaaaaaccaagaaaatttTGACCCCTTTTCCTCATAGCCTCTTGTTAGAGAATTCAAGTTGTAAAATTGTTGATGATCAGCTTAAACCTTTACAATTGCTTCCTATCACCTATCCTGAAAATATTAGACTAGAAATTGGTTCTAATGTGAATAGGATTCACCCTTCATTGGAGTTAAATTCACATAGTAAAAATCCTCTTCAGTTAGCCCAACAAACAAGCTATCACTTTGCccaacagcagcagcaacagAGGCGGTATCAGCTTCAGCAGCAACAAATGAAGCAGCAGGCGGATATGATGTATCGGCGTAGTAATAGTGGgattagtttaaattttgataGCTCTACATGTACTCCAACTATGTCATCAACGAGGTCGTTTATCTCCTCGTTGAGTATTGATGGAAGTGTTGCTAACTTGGATGGTAATGCCTTCCATTTTATCGGGGCTTCGCGCTCCGCGGATCAGAGCtcatatcaacataagaaaAGGTGCTCCGGAAGGGGAGAGGAGGGGAGTGTAAAATGTGGAAGCAGTGGTAGATGCCATTGCTCGAAGAAGAG GAAGCACAGGGTAAAGAGGTCTATCAAGGTTCCTGCTATAAGTAACAAACTAGCTGATATTCCTCCGGATGAGTATTCTTGGAGAAAATATGGTCAGAAACCGATCAAAGGTTCTCCGCACCCTAG GGGATACTATAAGTGTAGCAGCATGAGAGGCTGTCCTGCCAGGAAGCACGTTGAGAGATGCTTGGAGGAGCCTTCAATGCTTATTGTCACTTACGAAGGAGAACATAACCATCCTAGGTTGCCATCCCAATCGGCAAATGCATGA